A stretch of Mastacembelus armatus chromosome 1, fMasArm1.2, whole genome shotgun sequence DNA encodes these proteins:
- the sirt7 gene encoding NAD-dependent protein deacetylase sirtuin-7 has translation MAEEAELGVSARAERKALEKDKILQRERERRIVRLVGRLLKKPEAERSEEEAAVLQLHRDTAEELCKRQVRRNVLKRKQEEVFDDADELKCKVRQLAVAVKQAKHLVVYTGAGISTAASIPDYRGPNGVWTQLQKGRTVSSSDLSKAEPTLTHMCIKMLHKENMVKHVVSQNCDGLHLRSGLPRSALSELHGNMFIEVCTSCSPVREYVRLFDVTERTSLHRHGTGRRCSHCSSELRDTIVHFGERGTLEQPLNWKGAAEAANMADVILCLGSSLKVLKKYACLWCMNRPASKRPKLYIVNLQWTPKDDLAVLKIHGKCDDVMNLLMKELNFQIPVYNRAEDPIFSVATPLQPEELDSHTRDIIATDGLQDCSADPEGPAEEAPAVQGGWFGRGYGKGRKKKKKSA, from the exons ATGGCCGAGGAGGCAGAGCTCGGTGTTTCTGCACGGGCGGAGAGAAAAGCGTTAGAAAAGGACAAAATACTGCAACGGGAAAGGGAGAGGCGGATCGTCAGACTG GTTGGACGGCTCCTGAAGAAACCAGAGGCCGAGCGGTCAGAGGAGGAGGCCGCAGTGttgcagctgcacagagacACCGCGGAGGAGCTGTGCAAGAGACAGGTCCGCAGAAATGTGCTGAAGAGGAAGCAGGAGGAG GTATTTGATGATGCTGATGAGCTGAAATGTAAAGTCAGGCAACTGGCCGTAGCAGtcaaacaagcaaaacactTGGTAGTTTACACTGGAGCTGGGATCAGTACG gcaGCTTCTATTCCAGACTATAGGGGTCCTAATGGGGTGTGGACACAGCTACAAAAGGGCCGCACAGTCAG TTCATCTGACCTGAGTAAAGCAGAGCCGACCCTTACGCACATGTGTATTAAGATGCTTCACAAAGAAAATATG GTGAAGCATGTTGTATCTCAGAACTGTGATGGGCTTCACCTGCGGAGTGGTCTGCCTAGAAGTGCCCTGTCTGAGCTCCATGGAAACATGTTTATTGAG GTGTGTACTTCCTGCTCCCCGGTCAGGGAGTATGTGCGGTTATTTGACGTGACAGAGCGGACATCGCTGCATCGCCACGGGACAGGTCGGAGGTGCAGCCATTGTAGCAGTGAACTCAGGGACACCATAGTGCACTTTGGGGAACGTGGAACCCTGGAACAACCCTTGAACTGGAAAGGAGCTGCAGAGGCTGCCAACATGGCAGATGTTATTCTCTGCTTAGGCTCCAGTCTGAAG GTGCTGAAGAAATATGCTTGCCTCTGGTGCATGAACAGACCAGCAAGCAAAAGACCCAAACTCTACATTGTCAACCTCCAG TGGACACCAAAAGATGACCTGGCTGTGCTGAAAATTCACGGCAAGTGTGATGATGTCATGAATCTCCTCATGAAGGAACTGAACTTTCAAATTCCTGTGTATAACAG GGCAGAGGACCCCATCTTCAGTGTAGCCACACCTCTGCAGCCAGAAGAGCTTGACAGCCACACCCGTGATATCATAGCCACTGATGGACTGCAGGACTGCTCAGCTGACCCTGAGGGGCCAGCAGAAGAAGCCCCAGCTGTGCAGGGTGGGTGGTTTGGACGAGGCTATGgcaaaggaaggaagaagaagaaaaaaagtgcaTAA
- the pcyt2 gene encoding ethanolamine-phosphate cytidylyltransferase, protein MIKNGHHATDDQRDEAGCSKPVSSMCSPEKRKRVVRVWCDGCYDMVHYGHSNQLRQAKAMGDYLIVGVHTDAEIAKHKGPPVFTQEERYKMVRAIKWVDEIVEGAPYVTTLETLDKYSCDFCVHGDDITLTVDGKDTYEEVKHAGRYRECRRTQGVSTTDLVGRMLLMTKAHHSNMDSQHYQQHTDNFGKGPKGHSPWTGVSQFLQTSQKIIQFASGKEPQPTDTIIYVAGAFDLFHIGHVDFLEMVYKQAEKPYVIVGLHFDQEVNRYKGKNYPIMNIHERTLSVLACRYVSEVVIGAPYAVGKDLLDHFKVDLVCHGKTEVFPDNDGSDPYAEPRKRGIFKTIDSGNSLTTDDIVQRIIENRLQFEARNQKKEAKEMAVIEAMKKREQQEQQSEATAQAAH, encoded by the exons ATGATCAAAAACGGACACCACGCCACCGACGACCAGCGGGATGAAGCCGGCTGCAGTAAGCCGGTTAGCTCGATGTGCAGCCCGGAGAAAAGGAAGCGTGTCGTCCGGGTGTGGTGTGACGGCTG ttaTGACATGGTGCACTATGGTCACTCTAACCAGCTGCGCCAGGCCAAAGCCATGGGAGATTATCTAATAGTGGGAGTGCATACGGATG CGGAGATTGCCAAGCATAAAGGTCCTCCGGTCTTTACTCAGGAAGAACGCTACAAGATGGTCCGGGCGATCAAGTGGGTGGATGAGATAGTAGAAGGAGCTCCTTATGTAACCACCCTGGAGACTCTGGACAAGTACAGCTGTGACTTTTGTGTGCACGGAG ATGACATCACGCTGACGGTAGATGGTAAAGACACCTATGAAGAGGTGAAGCATGCAGGCCGTTACCGGGAATGTAGACGCACGCAGGGTGTCTCCACCACTGACCTAGTGGGACGTATGCTGCTCATGACCAAAGCCCACCACAGCAACATG GATAGCCAACATTAccagcagcacacagacaaCTTTGGAAAG GGTCCTAAAGGCCACAGTCCATGGACAGGAGTGTCTCAGTTCCTGCAGACATCCCAGAAGATCATCCAGTTTGCATCAGGAAAGGAGCCTCAGCCCACTGACACCATCATCTATGTGGCTGGAGCATTTGACCTCTTCC ACATCGGCCATGTTGATTTCTTAGAGATGGTCTACAAGCAGGCGGAGAAGCCTTATGTCATTGTAGGTCTGCACTTTGACCAG GAAGTGAATCGATACAAGGGAAAGAACTATCCAATCATGAACATCCATGAGAGAACTCTGAGTGTCTTGGCCTGTCGG TATGTGTCAGAGGTGGTGATTGGTGCACCTTATGCAGTGGGCAAAGACCTGCTGGATCATTTTAAG GTGGACCTGGTGTGCCATGGTAAGACAGAGGTGTTTCCAGACAACGACGGGTCAGACCCCTATGCT GAGCCTAGGAAGAGGGGGATATTCAAGACCATTGATAGTGGGAACAGTCTCACCACTGATGATATCGTCCAGAGGATCATTGAAAACAG ACTGCAGTTTGAAGCCAGGAACCAGAAGAAGGAGGCCAAGGAGATGGCAGTGATCGAGGCGATGAAGAAGagagagcagcaggagcagcagagtgAAGCTACAGCCCAGGCTGCTCACTAG
- the gnav1 gene encoding guanine nucleotide binding protein (G protein) alpha v1, with translation MGLCLGTEVTEEEKKARTHSSKIDRDLYEYAKQELNVFKILLLGAAESGKSTLVKQMKIIHSNGFTLQELTSFKPAVLDNLLTSMKFVLHGMGVLRINLANSRNKVHAHSVLSCGRCFDEEQVLFPFLSHALSCLWTDQGVRVAVARGYEYELNDSALYFFENMTRITSPDYVPTETDVLRVRLRTTGVIETQFKVNRLIFRMYDVGGQRTERRKWIGCFEDVRAVLFVVSLSGYDMTLVEDPSVNRLHESMKLFSSICNNVFFRTTSMILFMNKIDLFQDKILHSGRHLRFYLPQFKGADCDVDSAARFIAATFISLNATPSRLIYHHFTTATDTSNIQVVFQVVMETIIKENLETVSLL, from the exons ATGGGACTGTGCCTCGGTACCGAagtcacagaggaggagaagaaggcgAGGACGCACAGCTCCAAGATAGACAGAGACCTGTACGAATACGCCAAACAGGAGTTGAACGTCTTTAAAATACTCCTGCTAG GTGCAGCAGAGAGCGGtaaaagcactttggtcaaacAGATGAAGATCATCCACAGTAATGGCTTCACCCTGCAAGAGCTGACCAGCTTTAAg CCTGCAGTGCTGGACAACCTCCTGACCTCTATGAAGTTTGTCCTCCACGGCATGGGTGTGCTCCGGATCAACCTGGCTAACAGCAGGAACAAG GTCCATGCCCATTCTGTCCTGTCGTGTGGGCGGTGTTTTGACGAGGAACAGGTGCTGTTTCCTTTCCTGAGCCATGCCCTGTCCTGTCTGTGGACTGACCAGGGGGTGAGGGTTGCAGTGGCCCGGGGATACGAGTATGAGCTCAATGACTCTGCGCTGTA TTTCTTTGAGAACATGACCCGCATCACATCTCCAGACTACGTGCCCACAGAGACAGATGTTCTGCGAGTACGACTGAGGACCACAGGTGTGATAGAGACCCAATTCAAAGTCAACCGCCTCATTTTCAG gATGTATGACGTTGGGGGCCAAAGAACTGAGCGCAGAAAGTGGATTGGTTGTTTCGAGGATGTCAGGGCGGTGCTGTTCGTGGTGTCGCTGAGCGGTTACGACATGACCTTGGTGGAAGACCCCTCCGTG AATCGTCTGCATGAGAGCATGAAGCTCTTCTCTTCCATCTGCAACAACGTCTTCTTCCGCACCACGTCCATG attttaTTCATGAACAAAATAGACCTTTTTCAAGACAAAATCCTGCACTCTGGACGACATCTGCGGTTTTACCTGCCACAGTTTAAAG GTGCAGACTGTGATGTGGATTCAGCCGCCCGCTTCATTGCCGCCACCTTCATCTCACTCAACGCCACACCCAGCAGACTCATATACCATCACTTTACCACTGCGACAGACACCTCCAACATCCAGGTTGTCTTTCAGGTGGTAATGGAAACAATCATCAAAGAGAACCTGGAGACAGTGTCGCTCCTGTAA
- the npb gene encoding neuropeptide B: MEKSVRFAVVCVGVSLLVSCHSVEAWYKQSTGPSYYSVGRASGLLSGIRRSPYVRRSESEETVIDSGEATGNNAIPETNRQISVLKSMAICVKDISPNLKSCELLRDGTGTFQCKADVFLTLDSLDCLSA; encoded by the exons ATGGAGAAGTCAGTCAGGTTCGCCGTGGTGTGCGTCGGAGTGTCTTTGCTGGTCTCCTGTCATTCAGTCGAAGCCTGGTACAAGCAGTCGACCGGGCCCAGTTACTACTCGGTGGGTCGCGCCTCCGGTTTGCTGTCCGGTATCAGGAGGTCGCCCTATGTCCGGAGGTCCGAGTCCGAGGAGACGGTGATTGACAGCGGGGAAGCAACAGGTAACAACGCGATCCCAGAGACTAACAGGCAGATCTCCGTCCTCAAAAGCATG GCCATCTGCGTTAAGGACATCTCTCCAAACCTGAAGAGCTGCGAGCTGCTGCGTGACGGGACGGGAACCTTCCAGTGCAAGGCGGACGTCTTTCTCACCCTGGATTCCCTGGACTGCCTGTCCGCATGA